DNA from Daucus carota subsp. sativus chromosome 1, DH1 v3.0, whole genome shotgun sequence:
TTATCTATGTTACTCATACTTGGGTACGGAGTGTCGGACACGACACAATCCGAGTGTCGGACttggaaattttgaaaattcggGACGCAAAGACACTGTcctatttttcggacacgggtACGATGACATGTCGTAGTATACTAATAAACCAAGTGGCACTTGTcagtatatatgttatattaagcTGGACAAGTTATAAAATATGTTGTATTAAGGATGGAAGTAGACTGAAATGTTGTCGCATTACAACTACCATAATGTGCTTATTGATTATAATCGATTCAAGTTAGCAATATGCCAATATCTGTATGACATGCCGGTATTAGTGTATAGTGTAATTGCTGTTCTCCATTTGGGCACTGTTCTCATTAACATTTGTGTATTAACTTCAGATGTATAGTTAGTCTGTTACCAATTTGCCATATTTGAGTACAGGTACTGGTTTTCATGTCAAGCTCCATGTCATAATCATGTCAGTTATGCCCCTTCTGTTTTGAACTAGGTTGTGGAGAGTGGCGGAAAAAACATAGAAGTTGCAGTCATGACAAGGGATAAGGGACTCCGTCAGCTTGATGAAGCTGAGATTGACACTATTGTTGCAGAGATTGAAGCTGAGAAGGAGGCTGCAGAGGCTGCAAAGAAGGGCCCTTTTAAGGAGACTTGAGTCTATTTTTCTTTTCCCCTTTTATCAACATTTCATATCAAACATGTATTCAGAAATTATGCCGTTATCTGTTGGGACTTGTGTTTAGATGTACTATTTCATTTTTAAGCTGCTGGACTAGTTTTCAAATGATTTAGTGATGCATATAATATTGTATTCTAACAATTTAGGTAGTGGAGTAGTGAGTCTGGTGACAAGCTGCGGAGAAGCATAACCATACTAAAATGAGTTCAAATAGGTTTGTTTGTCTTTAAATGTGATGACATTTTACTGGTTGTTCGTTATTCTCTACGGATGCCAATGTTGTATGCTCGAGCCAAAAGTCGAGTTACCATGTTTGTTGATCGTTATACTAAAACAAGATTGACATCTTTTTAACAATGCAAAAGCTTTCTGCAGTCCTCTGCAGTCTGCAATCAGTCCAGCTGCAGAAGTCATCCGCACATTGCTTCTTATAGCCCAAACAATAACTTGGTTATCTCACTATCTGTCCCACCTTCACAAAAAGTATCTCACTACTATCTCGTGAGACAATTCTTTCCAAAATTTCATATGAATTGAAATAACTACCAAGTAAGACGCTTCAGGATAAGTGCACGAACAAATATGTAATTCTACCACTTCACTTGATGTGATTTCAAAATAAACATGATAGTACTTTATTATAAGGATCTGGGAACCATAGTTAAATTTTCATGTTTCGTAATCATACAATAAGTTGCATATTGAGAATTGCAACTACGATCATATTGAAGCCTGTTTGATCAAAGGACGATGAAGCAATGGGGATTTAAGTCTCAAGAACACTATTCTTGAAATTAATCCATCCATTCTAAATTAGATGAGCTCATCGATTTTGAACACACAATTTAAGATCCAGTAACTGCATACctacataacttatttttaatattagatCAATACATAGTTATGccgtcaatgcacctaaagttacgtgcccgaAATCTAgtaactagctcatctaatttggaatGGAGAGAGTAGTTCGTAAATAATAGACTTGAAAATGAGCCAGCATGACAGGATAGCTAAGCTGAAGTTGTAACAGTTTATCTTATGTCGCCCGAACGAAAGTACATCGACTTTTCTACTCCACGTTTTTCGAATTCACATGTATTCTTCCTAGTCATACAACAATCAGACAGAAAAGGTCTTGCAGGGTCCTGCAAGTAAGTGCCGCACGACAAAACAAGCACAGCATTCGTTAAATATTCTGCAATATTTTACATTTCGTGTTAAAAAGAGTAAttgaaatattcaatataagattaaaattttagaaaaggaaatCAGAACGTAATTAACCCAGTACTGGTCGACATAGAACTATAGAAGTCTAATCTTCAGTCTTTAGTACTCGGTAATCTCCGTTTTAATCAGAGAACGGAAATTACTAACAAGGCGTAACTACTCCCTCAGTTTTGACATATAAATGGTAACAGACGATCATTACCTCCGAATTTCTGGTACAAACTCTTAAGTAATTTCTGGTACAAACTCTTAAGTTCAAATTCTCGCGCCGATTAAAAATCTTCTTGTAAAAGGGTTGTGAGTTAAGAATTAAGACTGTCTGCTCAGGAAACATTTTAACTACTCTTTTGTTTCAAGTGTAATTTGGAGGTTTCTCATTTCTTCTCCACAGCCTTCAGGCCCTTCATTATCACTCAAACATATACGGTTCGCCAGAGGATCTAAGATGGAATTTTACCGGGACACCAAGCAAATATTAGGAAAACATTTTaattctttcaactttaacgGAAACACTtctataatttgataaaatttataaccgagaaaatatttaaattttttttagggAATAGTAATACACGTATGCCCCTACTAGATCCGTCCATATTTATTACTCATATTATTCGTCGTAAATCATCTCTCTGTCATTCATATAAGTTATGAATGATTAATACGATGAGGCAAATTGTTGTTCAAGATGGACAACCCAATAAAATAAGCAGACAATTCGTTGGGCTCAGAAAGATTAGCAGCCTACTTGTCGTGCACTTCAGAGCGAGAAAGTTGTAAAGACTGATCAAGACACACATTACATAATTTTTGGGTTATACATCAAACTGGCCACCCATTACGTCAAAATGTCTCACTTTACCCACCCATCTCATTGGGGACTCGTTTAAGctactataaaccaaatatatatcattttatgaGTACTAAAGAATAGGACAACTCAAGGTCGTAAATTTCGAAAATCTATTCGACTCGATTTTTTCACTGGAGAACTCAACTCATTTGGTCTCAGATTTCCGAGTACTCATCTTATGAGTACTACACGTTCGAGACTGCTAAAAGCCTAAAAACCATACTAAGATATATTTGCCTCTAATTTTCAGATAACCTGTACCGCTTTTCCACTGACTAGCTAGTTAACCAAAAATTTTTACTGACTTACAAGTTAGCAAGAGCAGCGTTCTAAAACTCGGTCTAGACGGTATGTAAGTGccagaatattttaaaattcccCATTCAATCAAAACGATAATTTAGTTGTCTTTTTCACGAAATCGGTCAAAACcatcttataaaaaaaagataaatataaagATGATTGTAATTAGGCGCTAGACTGTTCTAAAACACCCGGATACGATGATTTAGGCGTCTTTTCAAAGAAATCGTTCAAAATCCGCCTTACACTTTAGAgaaaaaacttaaatataaagaATTAAAGATCAATACAATGGGTAAACACTGAATTATGAAGCTGAGGTTGTTAAAGTTGTTATTAACGCTCAATCATTCATGAGCCTTAACAACAAGAACCCTCCTTGTACAAAATCTTGGAGTATAATCGTTACAGCAAAGTCTTTTGGCGTGCCAGTTTGAGGAAAGCAGCACTACATTATAAAAATTCAGGATTATCTTCAAGAATACAGCTGCCTTATTGTGACCTTCACGTCTGTTTCCTGCTGAAATCGATGTCCCTGATTGTTCGATTCACGACAGTCGTCTATCGATGATGTTCTGCAGTCAAATGACAATTGAATCTGGTGAAAGCAGTTGTAAGGGAACTGTCAGTCATATGTGTGTCTAGAAGCTCTGAATCATCCTAGACTTGGTACATTTTATGGTTCTGAGAAAAACACGGTTAAAATTTTTGTCAGCACCTCAGAAACAGTACCGGAAATGAATCACCATTATGAGTATATGCATATGTCAATCTGGTTTGTTAAGCTGCATTGTTCATGCTGAAATGATATATCTGAAGTATATTTAGATGATCTCTCCATtgatatatatgattattaattgtatgaaatttagagttaaataatttaatatttttctagaGACCAGAACAACCATGCATGATCCAACAATACGTAATtgtgaaaattacattttataaaacTCTCAGATAAAAATGATCATAGTTAAATTTGATCATGATCCAAAATTATTTTGATCTCTTTTATGTGATCGTTTTtacttgtatttttatttatatatgtattttaaagaaaaatatatcatttcttgaaaattttatagtgtcatttgatttataaaattttatttcatcaaCGAGAAGAATATCTCAATTTCGATCTGTACGAGAATGGAAATCTTAATCTTTATATTAGAATCTCATTTCTATTCTCGTTATATAACCGGGTTATAGTCCATGATCCGTTCATCCTGAGAACATGATTTGCACAAAATAAAAATCCCTAATAATCCACAGTTCTCAGCATTCTAGTTACTGAGCACTTTCCATTTTCTCTTTGTTCCCCAAGTCAAGCATGCCAGCACAGCCCTAACAATATACTAACTATGTTCACATGCACAAGAAACAACTAATTATACTAATTACTAAACAATCCCACACTCGTATTAGGTAAGAGCTTCACCCTCACTTCTCCATATGAATCACAAGTTTAAAACCAAACTTCTTGCTCTATAACTATAAAACTTAACCATCTCTTCACTAAACCAAGTTTTGATCAACATACCATCTACAATACTTCTTCCTATTCCTTTTCTTCACGAAACAAACGTTATCTCCACATTAGTACTCTATCTTTGTCAAGGTTTTAATTGCAGTTAGGGTTTCTTCTGGAGATCAACAATCCTTGCAGTTATCCGAAACTTGGTTCGAATAAGAAGTTAGGAAACATATATTAAGTAGAAAAATGGAAAAGGAAATGAAAGACGAGACTTTGCCTCCAGGGTTTCGCTTTCATCCTACAGATGAAGAACTCATCACTTGTTATCTCATAAATAAGATTTCTGATGCTAATTTTGCAGCTAGGGCTGTTACTGACGTCGACCTCAACAAGTGCGAGCCATGGGATCTTCCTGGTATATTGCTGTAATTAACCATGCTGAAATTTTCTGCATATTTTCCAAGTTCTTGTATCtaatcattatatattttagtaaagAGTATGTGTATGAAGGACCTAGTATTCAAATCTTGGGGGCATCAAACAAATTTTCGGAAAATacctatatatttataaattaattttatggaggcaattctataattttgtaagatttagaatggtgaaaaatgTCAAAAAGCTTTTTAACAGGGACACGTGACCCTGTGCCTCTTACCAGATCCGCCCCGGTGTATATGCATGATACtagggtttttttttaatattttgaaggCTGTCGATGAATATAAATTGATCTGATATGATATGCTTGCACTAGATCAGATCCGTATATATAGAAAATTTTGGCTTCTTATTTGGAAAATATTTGATCTGTAATAGTTAGGTGATGAAGGGCTAAGTTGGTGGATTTTGCAGGAAAAGCGAAAATGGGGGAGAAAGAATGGTATTTCTTCAGCTTAAGAGACAGGAAATACCCGACAGGAGTGAGAACCAACAGAGCAACCAACACGGGATACTGGAAAACAACTGGGAAAGACAAGGAGATATTCAATTCTAGCACTTCGGAATTAGTTGGTATGAAGAAAACTCTGGTGTTCTACCGAGGTAGAGCTCCCCGGGGAGAGAAAACCAATTGGGTCATGCATGAATATCGTCTGCACTCCAAGTCCTCCTTTAGGACAACCAAGGTACTTACCTTTCATATGAAGTGATACTAGAAGCAATTCTAATATATAGTGTTCATTCAAACACAAACCATAAAATGGCTTCGTTCTGGGGTAGCCTAGACTACAGTCCCGACTGaccttcaaaaattaatttcatatatatgaAGTGATAGTAAGAGCAATTCTAATATATAGTGTTCATTTAGACACAAACCATAAAATGACTTCGTTCTGGGGTAGCCTAGACTACAGTCCCGACTGACcttcaaaaattaacataaatatgtgttttttttcaaaCTCACCAAGGTACTTGCATATAGACCTTTCATATGAAGTGATAGTAAGAGCAATTTCAATATATAGCATTCATTTAAGCACAAACCATAAAATGGCTTAGTTCAGGGGTAGCCTAGACTATAGTCTTGACTGACCTTCAAAAATCAATAGGATATGTGTTTTTCTTAaactcaattttaaaatttgtttaaagtCGACAGAGAGATAATAATTTGAGCTAATATGTCCCCCGGAAATTAACAGAAAAACATTTTCACTTTGATTGTCTCGAAATCCTGATTTCATCACTGTTGGCCTTGGCCATGTCAGTGAGCTAGATTTGTACTACTATGACTTTGTATAAAACTTGGACATAAGTTTAAGAGTTTCTTTGTTGACAAGTTCAGCAGGATGAATGGGTGGTCTGTCGCGTGTTTCAAAAGAGTGCTGGAGCTAAAAAGTACCCCTCCTCATCAAATCAATCTAGAGCCCTCAATCCATACAACGTGGACATGCTAGCTGCAAACAATGCCATGCATTCCTCCCAAATGCTTCAATCATCGGATCAGAACATCGCTTTCCAACATCAATTCCCAATGGGAATGGGAAGGCCTAATTACCTGAGTAATGCAGAATTCGCGGAACTTAACAGAGTTTATAGATCATCAGCTGGCTCAACTGggatcaacaacaacaataataataatatcccGCCTATATCTGTGCAAATGCAGTCTCAACTAATGAACTATCCGCAATTCCTTGGAGCTGGAGGAAACGGCAGTGGATCTGGAAACTCATTCACGATCTCGGGCCTCAACTTAAACCTAGGAGGAGGATCAGGCGGTGCAGGAGGCGCCTCATCATCAATGCCACCATTTTACAGGCCACCTGCTGTGCCACAGGCTCCGCAGGCCGCGATAAATGTGCAACAAGTGGATCATGTCAGTGGTGGCAATTCTCTTAGTAGTCATGATCAAGCAGCAGGTAATTATGGAGTGGATATGAGCCAGGGAAATGTGGGGATTAATAACAGGTTCATGACTATGGAGCAAGCTGATCTAGAAAACTACTGGGCTCCTTACTGAGGAAACTATTTTTATGTGTAGGATATGGTTTATTAATTCACAAGTATTTCTCAACTGTATCAGCTCTTCTAGAAAACTTTGCTGTTGTATGAAGTTATTCATGTATTGATTTTGCAGATTTGCAGAAGTATGATCGGTGCCGTGTTGAACTAGTAAGGATGCTAATTAGTTTCTTTGCTTTTTTTACACagtattttaatttaagagttttgattgtatatttaaaaatttatttttaaatttcttttttatgaataaaaatattattgttatatttttattcacaaaaaataatatttattagatatgcggtcaaattttttaaaagtatgTAAAAGAGATTGGTCCCTCGTTCTCATGTTTCACGAGccggatacacagcaacaaccACTTACATcttgaacaatacaatataTGCAGATGAATACAactgaaactatgaactctcaatataaatatatacgaaTATAAATACTAGAGCTCGAAATGAATTTTACAAAgtagtgtgttgtatttcaaaAGTTTGGTGTGTTTCTTGTgtctcacaaaaaaaaaaaagcacacTCAAGTATTTAATACATAACATCTCACGGTCAAATAATGCAACAGATTCTAACGTTCTTGTTTCTCAAACTCGCGTTAATCTGCTCAAAATGTTAGAGCATTATAGATTTTACTGAGTAAAACAAAAGACGTTGTAAAAATATTGCTCAGTAAAATGtttatataaaacaaaacagtTTAGAGAGAGCAGGAgtctttaaataataaaaccaATTTGAATACTCTTATAATTTAGAGAAAAATGATCTCGGAAAATTcttttgtaataaaaataattatatattgcatATAAAATGTATTATAATTCTTAAAAATGGTTTTCCTAATTAATATCTTTGGAAATTGCTGTTTGATAAGCCTGTTTTcattcctgtaagcttgctgacaaaaataaaatattaacaatccAAATTTACATGAGCTGTTATTAACAGTATATATAACATTTCAATTAACTATCACTTTTTATAATATCAGTTTGCTTTTAGTGTAAACATCAAAAACTCAAGAGTTTTCataattcaattatttaattttctcTAATTTCTTAAAATGTATACGGCTTACTCATtagtttaaatttcattatcctttcttttaaagcacATTTCATGATTATTAAGTTATGACTGctgaagatatatatatatatagtgactaGTCATGAGATTCACTGGGCATTTCATTTTCACTTTTCGTGCATCAGATTACAATAAATACTCCGcccataaaatcatttttaaaaaactaatgTTCTAAAGTTAAATGTACATTTTATCATTATTCACTATTTCATGAGCAAACAGATAATTctgatataaaatttgattaataaataactaattatATGTGGGGAAAAATCATTTCATGTTCTTAAGAATAA
Protein-coding regions in this window:
- the LOC108195812 gene encoding NAC domain-containing protein 20, which gives rise to MEKEMKDETLPPGFRFHPTDEELITCYLINKISDANFAARAVTDVDLNKCEPWDLPGKAKMGEKEWYFFSLRDRKYPTGVRTNRATNTGYWKTTGKDKEIFNSSTSELVGMKKTLVFYRGRAPRGEKTNWVMHEYRLHSKSSFRTTKQDEWVVCRVFQKSAGAKKYPSSSNQSRALNPYNVDMLAANNAMHSSQMLQSSDQNIAFQHQFPMGMGRPNYLSNAEFAELNRVYRSSAGSTGINNNNNNNIPPISVQMQSQLMNYPQFLGAGGNGSGSGNSFTISGLNLNLGGGSGGAGGASSSMPPFYRPPAVPQAPQAAINVQQVDHVSGGNSLSSHDQAAGNYGVDMSQGNVGINNRFMTMEQADLENYWAPY